A window of the Gossypium hirsutum isolate 1008001.06 chromosome A05, Gossypium_hirsutum_v2.1, whole genome shotgun sequence genome harbors these coding sequences:
- the LOC107942640 gene encoding 3-oxoacyl-[acyl-carrier-protein] synthase I, chloroplastic, translating to MEALQASSLRASPLKPLQKPKFNIHFPNASRLVPRATKKFSSITASSPTVSAPKREKDPKKRVVITGMGLVSVFGNDVDAYYDKLLAGESGIGLIDRFDASKFPTRFAGQIRGFSSQGYIDGKNDRRLDDCLRYCIVAGKKALEDADLGGDKLSKIDKERAGVLVGTGMGGLTVFSDGVQNLIEKGYRKITPFFIPYAITNMSSALLAIDLGLMGPNYSISTACATSNYCFYAAANHIRRGEAEMMIAGGTEAAIIPIGLGGFVACRALSQRNDDPQTASRPWDKDRDGFVMGEGAGVLVMESLEHAMKRGAPIIAEYLGGAVNCDAYHMTDPRSDGLGVSSCIERSLEDAGVSPEEVNYINAHATSTLAGDLAEINAIKKVFKNTSGIKINATKSMIGHCLGAAGGLEAIASVKAITTGWLHPSINQFNPEPSVEFDTVANKKQQHEVNVAISNSFGFGGHNSVVAFSAFKP from the exons ATGGAAGCTCTTCAAGCCTCATCTCTTCGAGCTTCCCCTCTAAAACCTCTCCAAAAACCCAAGTTCAATATCCATTTCCCCAATGCATCGAGACTCGTTCCCAGGGCAACCAAGAAATTCTCTTCCATCACCGCTTCATCCCCCACCGTATCTGCTCCCAAGCGCGAGAAGGACCCCAAAAAACGGGTCGTTATTACGGGTATGGGATTGGTTTCCGTTTTTGGGAATGATGTCGATGCTTATTACGATAAGTTGCTGGCTGGGGAAAGCGGGATCGGACTCATCGACCGGTTCGATGCTTCCAAGTTTCCTACCCGGTTCGCCGGTCAGATCCGGGGTTTCTCTTCTCAGGGTTACATTGACGGAAAGAACGATAGGCGACTTGACGATTGCTTGAGGTACTGCATTGTTGCAGGAAAGAAGGCTTTGGAAGATGCTGATCTCGGGGGCGATAAGTTATCCAAG ATCGACAAGGAGCGAGCTGGAGTGCTAGTTGGAACTGGCATGGGTGGTCTAACGGTATTCTCTGACGGCGTCCAAAATCTGATAGAGAAAGGCTATAGAAAAATAACACCATTCTTCATTCCCTATGCTATAACAAACATGTCATCTGCCTTGCTAGCCATTGATCTTGGTCTCATGGGTccaaattattcaatttcaacTGCTTGTGCTACCTCCAATTATTGCTTCTATGCTGCTGCCAACCACATCCGTCGAGGTGAGGCTGAAATGATGATTGCTGGTGGAACTGAGGCTGCAATTATTCCTATTGGGCTGGGGGGCTTTGTTGCCTGCAGGGCATTGTCTCAAAGAAATGATGATCCTCAAACTGCTTCAAGACCATGGGACAAAGACCGAGATGGCTTTGTTATGGGTGAGGGTGCTGGAGTATTG GTAATGGAAAGCTTGGAACATGCCATGAAAAGAGGTGCACCAATTATTGCTGAGTACTTAGGTGGAGCTGTTAATTGTGATGCTTATCATATGACCGATCCAAGATCTGATGGTCTTGGGGTGTCCTCATGCATTGAGAGAAGCCTTGAAGATGCTGGTGTGTCTCCTGAAGAG GTAAACTACATAAATGCACATGCAACTTCTACTCTTGCTGGTGATCTGGCTGAGATAAATGCTATTAAAAAGGTATTCAAGAATACATCTGGCATCAAAATCAATGCAACAAAG TCGATGATAGGGCACTGTCTGGGTGCAGCGGGCGGTTTAGAAGCCATTGCCAGTGTGAAAGCCATTACCACGGGATGGCTGCATCCCTCCATAAACCAATTT AATCCAGAGCCATCAGTTGAGTTTGACACTGTTGCCAACAAAAAGCAGCAGCACGAGGTTAATGTTG CAATCTCAAATTCATTTGGATTTGGAGGACACAACTCGGTTGTGGCATTTTCAGCCTTCAAGCCATGA